A single window of Ictalurus furcatus strain D&B chromosome 3, Billie_1.0, whole genome shotgun sequence DNA harbors:
- the mrps6 gene encoding 28S ribosomal protein S6, mitochondrial, translated as MPRYELSLVLKAMQRPETAAVLRRTVETLMERGAVVRNLENLGERRLPYKIRKHNQRHTHAAYFLVDFHASPSILTALLNHLERDVDVVRQTVLKKDSELPKGPCCASSPSQTN; from the coding sequence ATGCCTCGTTACGAGCTGTCTCTGGTGCTGAAGGCCATGCAGAGGCCGGAAACCGCGGCGGTGCTGAGGCGCACCGTGGAGACCTTGATGGAGCGCGGCGCCGTGGTCAGAAATCTCGAGAACCTCGGCGAGAGAAGGCTGCCGTACAAGATCAGGAAACACAACCAGCGGCACACGCACGCTGCCTACTTCCTGGTCGACTTTCACGCCTCACCGTCTATTCTGACGGCCTTACTGAATCACCTGGAGAGAGACGTGGACGTGGTGCGGCAGACGGTGTTAAAGAAAGACTCAGAGCTTCCCAAAGGCCCCTGCTGTGCTTCCTCACCTTCTCAGACAAACTAG